One window of the Gemmatimonadota bacterium genome contains the following:
- a CDS encoding methyltransferase domain-containing protein encodes MTATPYVSADPRAGRFEAFVDRLRDDVYPEPPSEQHTELARHMWGVLKQVVPMPPGTRVLDVGCGQGLALEFFRDGGLPAIGITIGDEDLAACRARGFEVRDMDQSYLDFPDESFDLVWCRHALEHSVAPYFTLAGFHRVLARGGTLYVEVPAPDTACKHETNPNHYSVLGRSAWISLMQRAGFDVVDTAVIDFAVPAGPDTYWGFILRKRG; translated from the coding sequence ATGACCGCCACCCCGTATGTCTCCGCCGACCCGCGCGCCGGGCGCTTCGAAGCCTTCGTCGATCGGCTCCGGGACGACGTCTATCCCGAGCCGCCGTCGGAGCAGCACACCGAACTCGCGCGGCACATGTGGGGGGTGCTCAAGCAGGTCGTGCCGATGCCGCCGGGGACTCGCGTCCTGGATGTGGGGTGCGGACAGGGGCTCGCGCTCGAGTTCTTTCGTGACGGGGGGCTTCCCGCGATCGGCATCACGATCGGGGACGAGGACCTCGCCGCCTGCCGAGCCCGCGGCTTCGAGGTGCGCGACATGGATCAATCGTATCTGGACTTCCCCGACGAGAGCTTCGACCTCGTCTGGTGCCGTCATGCGCTCGAGCACAGCGTGGCCCCGTACTTCACGCTCGCCGGCTTCCATCGGGTACTCGCTCGCGGCGGGACGCTCTACGTCGAGGTTCCGGCCCCCGACACCGCGTGCAAGCACGAGACGAACCCCAACCACTACAGCGTGCTCGGTCGCTCGGCGTGGATCAGCCTCATGCAGCGCGCCGGCTTCGACGTCGTTGATACTGCGGTGATCGACTTCGCCGTGCCGGCGGGGCCCGATACCTACTGGGGCTTCATCCTGCGCAAGCGCGGGTAA
- a CDS encoding alpha/beta hydrolase: protein MALTLKSQPIETPSLHRFEVCADGLGRYTIDVSLPRGYEQSDTAYPVVLTTDGNILFDIVQVQLHGGFAQQQTALPPSILVGVGYPADEGSASWYGRRNFDFHGPWDMSNPLGQTIHQIFGMLKGADGKPELEIRAGGYTRFMAFLRDELLPALAQRFRIAADGRHTLIGDSSGGHFALRALYDPTSPFRRYVCVSPSFGTADGAIQEAEAAYAAQHTDLDADVFVCCGKVEVDQSPMMAMCRFGSGVTWLAEQFAIRQWPSARVHWEVMNNEDHATIAPRAISAGLRSVHRVRPGVHDEEIRQATEALMAARRAAQSAE, encoded by the coding sequence ATGGCGCTCACCCTCAAGTCCCAGCCGATCGAGACGCCGTCTCTTCACCGCTTCGAGGTGTGCGCCGACGGACTCGGTCGCTACACCATCGACGTCTCCCTCCCTCGGGGCTACGAGCAGAGCGACACGGCCTACCCCGTCGTTCTCACCACCGACGGCAACATCCTGTTCGACATCGTGCAGGTGCAACTGCACGGCGGCTTCGCGCAGCAGCAGACGGCGCTCCCGCCATCGATCCTCGTCGGCGTCGGCTACCCGGCCGACGAAGGGAGCGCCAGCTGGTACGGGCGACGCAACTTCGATTTCCACGGCCCGTGGGACATGAGCAACCCACTGGGGCAGACGATCCACCAGATCTTCGGGATGCTGAAGGGCGCCGACGGCAAGCCGGAGTTGGAGATTCGCGCGGGAGGCTACACGCGCTTCATGGCATTCCTGCGCGACGAGCTGCTGCCGGCGCTGGCGCAACGCTTCCGGATCGCGGCCGATGGTCGCCACACCCTCATCGGCGACTCGTCAGGCGGGCACTTCGCGCTACGCGCCCTCTACGATCCCACCTCACCGTTCCGCCGATACGTGTGCGTGAGTCCCAGCTTCGGCACCGCCGATGGCGCCATCCAGGAGGCCGAAGCGGCCTATGCGGCGCAGCACACCGACCTCGATGCCGACGTCTTCGTCTGCTGCGGCAAGGTGGAGGTCGACCAGTCGCCGATGATGGCGATGTGCCGCTTCGGCAGCGGGGTCACCTGGCTCGCCGAGCAGTTCGCGATTCGCCAGTGGCCCAGCGCACGCGTGCACTGGGAGGTCATGAACAACGAAGACCACGCCACCATCGCGCCGCGAGCCATCAGCGCTGGGCTCCGGTCGGTGCATCGCGTGCGCCCCGGCGTGCACGACGAGGAGATCCGGCAGGCCACCGAGGCGTTGATGGCGGCGAGGCGCGCGGCGCAGTCGGCGGAGTAA
- a CDS encoding VOC family protein, with product MKKIQVQGVHHTTIVGSTRQSAIDFWEGVLGMPFIFEQPNLGNPEESHLYFDPGDGRLLTVFTNESRADAGRKAPREVGSVDHLAFNVSRATFAVAPQRLRDHGVEFYERDRGFMNSIYLRDPNGLLVELACYKFEVREGYRAADVMIAAHRLRVARGDHHIVEEHLADAIEQLLSRRDRLSREAAAEG from the coding sequence ATGAAGAAGATCCAGGTGCAAGGGGTCCATCACACGACGATTGTCGGCTCGACCCGGCAGAGCGCGATCGACTTCTGGGAAGGGGTGCTCGGCATGCCCTTCATCTTCGAGCAGCCCAACCTTGGCAATCCCGAAGAGAGCCACCTCTACTTCGATCCCGGCGACGGGCGGCTGTTGACCGTCTTCACGAACGAGTCCCGGGCCGATGCCGGGCGCAAGGCCCCGCGAGAAGTGGGGAGCGTGGATCACCTCGCATTCAACGTCTCGCGCGCCACCTTCGCCGTGGCACCGCAGCGCCTGCGCGACCATGGCGTCGAGTTCTACGAGCGCGACCGTGGCTTCATGAACTCCATCTACCTGCGCGACCCTAACGGTCTGCTGGTGGAGCTGGCGTGCTACAAGTTCGAGGTGCGGGAGGGGTATCGCGCGGCCGACGTGATGATTGCGGCGCACCGGCTGCGTGTGGCGCGCGGCGACCATCATATTGTCGAGGAACACCTGGCCGACGCGATCGAGCAGTTGCTGTCGAGGCGCGACCGGTTGTCGCGCGAGGCGGCGGCCGAGGGGTAG
- a CDS encoding 3-deoxy-7-phosphoheptulonate synthase — translation MFRGRAIASGRDRPATAPSVLSPTEPSHDRDAGLPAGIAPASAPPAARTDDLRISAVRPLVVPALLQERVAMRDDALALVGRTRAAIADILHGRDDRLLVVVGPCSIHDHEQALEYGARLKAVADELGDELLLVMRAYFEKPRTTVGWKGFINDPHLDGTFAINEGLERARRLLVALAAMGLPTGTEFLDLLSPQYISDLVSWGAIGARTTESQSHRQLASGLSCPVGFKNGTDGSVKVAADAILAARAPHAFMGITKLGVAAIYETTGNDDCHVILRGGTAPNHDAASVAACCATLRAAGLREQVMIDVSHGNSQKQYRRQVDVATSLAARISAGDRVITGLMIESHLEEGRQDLVPGIPPRRGVSITDACLGFADTVPVLQTLAQAVRARRSARRA, via the coding sequence ATGTTCCGGGGCCGCGCCATCGCATCCGGCCGCGACAGACCAGCCACCGCCCCCTCCGTTTTGTCTCCGACCGAACCGTCGCACGACCGGGACGCCGGCCTCCCAGCCGGCATTGCCCCGGCCAGCGCTCCCCCAGCCGCCCGCACCGACGACCTGCGCATCAGCGCGGTGCGTCCGCTGGTGGTCCCGGCGCTGCTGCAGGAGCGCGTGGCGATGCGTGACGACGCGCTGGCGCTCGTTGGACGCACGCGCGCGGCCATCGCCGACATCCTGCACGGGCGCGACGACCGCCTGCTGGTGGTCGTTGGTCCCTGCTCCATTCACGACCACGAGCAGGCGCTGGAGTACGGGGCGCGACTCAAGGCGGTGGCCGACGAACTCGGCGACGAGCTGCTGCTCGTGATGCGCGCCTACTTCGAGAAGCCACGCACCACCGTGGGGTGGAAGGGTTTCATCAACGACCCGCATCTCGACGGGACGTTCGCCATCAACGAAGGGCTGGAGCGGGCGCGCCGGCTGCTCGTGGCGCTGGCGGCGATGGGGCTCCCCACGGGGACGGAGTTCCTCGACCTCCTGAGCCCGCAGTACATCTCCGACCTGGTGTCGTGGGGAGCCATCGGGGCGCGCACGACCGAGAGCCAGAGCCATCGCCAGCTGGCCTCGGGGCTCAGCTGCCCGGTGGGCTTCAAGAACGGGACGGACGGGAGCGTGAAGGTGGCGGCCGACGCGATCCTGGCGGCGCGCGCGCCGCATGCCTTCATGGGGATCACCAAGCTGGGCGTCGCGGCCATCTACGAGACCACGGGGAACGATGACTGCCATGTGATCCTCCGCGGCGGGACGGCGCCCAACCACGACGCGGCGAGCGTTGCCGCCTGCTGCGCCACGCTGCGCGCCGCGGGGCTGCGCGAGCAGGTGATGATCGACGTGTCGCACGGCAACAGCCAGAAGCAGTACCGGCGGCAGGTCGACGTGGCGACGTCGCTCGCCGCGCGCATTTCGGCTGGCGACCGCGTCATCACCGGGCTGATGATCGAGAGCCACCTGGAAGAGGGACGACAGGATCTCGTCCCCGGCATCCCACCCCGGCGTGGGGTGTCGATCACCGACGCATGCCTCGGCTTCGCCGACACCGTGCCGGTGCTGCAGACGCTGGCGCAGGCGGTACGGGCGCGGCGCAGCGCGCGGCGGGCCTAA
- a CDS encoding serine/threonine protein kinase yields the protein MADLARLTSALADKFRIERELGAGEMSHIFVATELANNRTVVIKVVAPEHAGELFADRFSREVKFAARLKHANIVPLLSAGDANGIAYYTMPFVEGRSLRQRLASGDAIPLAEATQILRDVLKALAYAHDQSVVHRDIKPEHVLLSSGKAVVTDFGIAKAISASRTMEISTESPITVSATLTSVGSTPGTPAYTAPEQAVGSVVDARTDLYAWGMMAYELLAGAHPFADRTTPQTMVAAQLTERPAPIGEVNPAVPAAFAGIIMRALEKDADDRPASATEVLAAIDGTAPTAPPAAPRVSTRRTSRDVKVVPAAERDASQDISRRMGVAAALLVFALLVWGWFSRQAAQRNDVPNASAPASPPVAAPETRPDAPLESPRDTRPDRGPGTRMEKP from the coding sequence ATGGCCGACCTCGCCCGCCTCACCAGCGCCCTTGCCGACAAATTCCGCATCGAGCGTGAGCTCGGCGCTGGCGAGATGTCGCACATCTTCGTGGCCACCGAGCTGGCGAACAACCGCACGGTCGTCATCAAGGTCGTAGCCCCGGAACATGCTGGAGAGCTCTTCGCCGACCGCTTCTCGCGAGAGGTGAAGTTCGCGGCGCGATTGAAGCACGCCAACATCGTCCCGCTGTTGAGCGCTGGCGATGCGAACGGGATCGCCTACTACACCATGCCCTTCGTGGAGGGGCGCTCGCTGCGCCAGCGCCTGGCCTCGGGTGACGCGATCCCCCTCGCCGAGGCGACGCAGATCCTGCGCGACGTCCTCAAGGCGCTCGCCTACGCCCACGACCAGAGCGTGGTGCACCGCGACATCAAGCCCGAGCACGTGCTGCTCTCGTCAGGCAAGGCCGTCGTCACCGACTTCGGGATCGCCAAGGCCATCAGCGCGTCGCGCACCATGGAGATCAGCACCGAGTCGCCCATCACCGTCAGTGCGACGCTGACCTCGGTGGGGAGCACGCCCGGCACGCCCGCCTACACGGCGCCGGAACAAGCCGTGGGGAGCGTCGTGGATGCACGCACCGACCTGTACGCCTGGGGGATGATGGCGTACGAGCTGCTGGCCGGCGCGCACCCGTTTGCCGACCGCACGACGCCGCAGACGATGGTCGCCGCGCAGCTCACCGAGCGCCCGGCGCCGATTGGCGAGGTGAATCCCGCCGTCCCCGCGGCCTTCGCCGGCATCATCATGCGCGCGCTGGAGAAGGACGCCGACGATCGCCCGGCATCGGCGACCGAGGTGCTGGCTGCGATCGACGGCACGGCACCGACCGCGCCGCCAGCTGCACCGCGCGTCAGCACGCGGCGCACCTCGCGTGATGTGAAGGTCGTCCCCGCCGCGGAGCGCGACGCGAGCCAGGACATCTCGCGACGCATGGGAGTCGCTGCGGCGTTGCTCGTCTTCGCCCTGTTGGTGTGGGGGTGGTTCTCTCGTCAGGCAGCGCAGCGCAACGACGTGCCGAATGCGAGCGCGCCCGCGTCGCCACCTGTCGCGGCGCCCGAGACTCGTCCTGACGCGCCGCTTGAGTCGCCGCGGGACACGCGTCCCGATCGAGGTCCCGGGACGCGCATGGAGAAGCCCTGA
- a CDS encoding amidase — protein sequence MPDEPLNAARTAGDELCAMTAIELAGRIRRKDVSAREVMEAHLARIGRVNPKVNAIVTLVPEQALAWAKEADERQARGDTLGVLHGLPVAHKDLVDTAGIRTTRGSLLFKDNVPTTDALIVKRVRAAGAITLGKTNTPEFGAGSNTFNAVFGPTRNGFDLTRTVGGSSGGAACALNCGLVPIAGGSDTGGSLRNPAAWNNVVGFRPSPGRVTDDDNSWSPLSTAGPMARTVADVALFLSTISGYHPPDPIALTDDPALFRAPLERSMKGVRVAWFTSMGGIPFEPEITRVVNAQRQAFLDLGCVVEEAEPAFDGVDEAFPILRHLSFHANYAKLARENPTMFKETVKWEIAEAERQRSADVGRALTRQQRMYREVSAFFTKYDYFVCPVTQVEPFPIETEYPMRINEVAMPTYIDWMRSCWYVTFMATPAISVPAGFSARGLPVGLQIVGRPRDDWGVLQLAYAFEQATRHGTKRPVV from the coding sequence ATGCCGGACGAGCCTCTCAACGCCGCCCGCACCGCTGGCGACGAACTCTGCGCCATGACCGCGATCGAGCTCGCCGGACGCATCCGCCGCAAGGACGTCTCGGCGCGCGAGGTGATGGAGGCGCACCTGGCCCGCATCGGTCGCGTGAACCCGAAGGTCAACGCCATCGTCACCCTCGTCCCCGAACAGGCCCTGGCGTGGGCGAAGGAGGCCGACGAGCGGCAGGCGCGTGGCGATACGTTAGGCGTGCTGCACGGGCTCCCCGTGGCCCACAAGGACCTTGTCGACACCGCCGGGATCCGCACCACGCGCGGCTCGCTGCTCTTCAAGGACAACGTTCCCACGACCGATGCCCTCATCGTGAAGCGCGTGCGCGCCGCCGGGGCTATCACGTTAGGCAAGACCAACACGCCGGAGTTCGGCGCCGGCTCCAATACCTTCAACGCCGTCTTCGGCCCCACGCGCAACGGCTTCGACCTCACGCGCACCGTCGGCGGCTCGAGTGGCGGCGCCGCCTGCGCCCTCAACTGCGGGCTCGTCCCCATCGCCGGTGGGAGCGACACCGGTGGTTCGCTGCGCAATCCTGCCGCGTGGAACAACGTCGTTGGCTTTCGCCCCTCACCCGGGCGCGTGACCGACGACGACAACTCGTGGTCGCCCCTTTCCACCGCGGGGCCCATGGCGCGCACCGTGGCCGACGTGGCGCTCTTCCTCAGTACGATCTCGGGTTACCATCCCCCCGACCCCATCGCCCTCACCGACGACCCGGCGCTCTTCCGCGCCCCGCTCGAGCGCTCCATGAAGGGGGTGCGCGTCGCCTGGTTCACCTCGATGGGAGGGATCCCGTTCGAGCCGGAGATCACGCGGGTCGTCAACGCGCAGCGACAGGCCTTCCTCGACCTCGGCTGCGTCGTCGAGGAGGCGGAGCCCGCCTTCGACGGCGTTGACGAGGCCTTTCCCATCCTGCGCCACCTCTCGTTTCACGCCAACTATGCGAAGCTGGCCCGCGAGAATCCCACGATGTTCAAGGAGACGGTGAAGTGGGAGATTGCCGAGGCGGAGCGGCAGCGCAGCGCCGACGTGGGGCGCGCGCTCACGCGGCAGCAACGCATGTACCGTGAGGTGAGCGCCTTCTTCACGAAGTACGACTACTTCGTCTGCCCCGTGACGCAGGTGGAGCCCTTCCCCATCGAGACCGAGTACCCGATGCGCATCAACGAGGTGGCGATGCCGACCTACATCGACTGGATGCGCTCCTGCTGGTACGTGACCTTCATGGCGACGCCGGCCATCTCGGTGCCGGCGGGGTTCAGCGCGCGCGGGCTCCCGGTGGGGTTGCAGATCGTCGGGCGGCCGCGCGATGACTGGGGGGTGTTGCAGCTGGCATACGCATTCGAGCAGGCGACGCGGCACGGCACGAAGCGCCCCGTCGTGTAG
- a CDS encoding calcineurin-like phosphoesterase family protein, protein MTSRREFLVRVAGVGAALSLPEILLADPYRPFTPERAAGKPVRVRGRVVAGSRPVRGARVSDGRTVVKVDADGRFDFASWSTQGYVTVCPPAGYALPTSATGTLQLYAPLPPAGGELSHQFQLTPRAGGDERHSFLVLADPQTENDFEMKRFHAETVPDVLATRASLGERAAFGVGCGDLMFDHLELFPEYERAVSRMGLPFAQVVGNHDLNYDSRTTEGATATFQRHFGAPNLSFDVGQVHYLVLNDVFWHGAGYLGYLTAEQLEWVRQDLAHVERGRTVIVFLHIPVVSSQYERVGERAPGVGTSLTNRQALYRLLEGYRAHIIAGHTHESEHRTEGTIHEHVSGAVCGAWWSGDICFDGTPNGYGVYDVDGERVTWRYKATGQDATHQMRLYAPGADGSAPGDLVANVWDWDPSWTVQWFEDGAPRGLMSRRRGMDPLSTKLHGGDALPARRTWVEPIVTNHLFYAAATPGAKEWRVEARDGAGRRYSETLRAT, encoded by the coding sequence ATGACATCTCGCCGCGAATTTCTCGTCCGCGTAGCCGGCGTCGGCGCCGCGCTGTCGCTCCCGGAGATCCTGCTCGCTGACCCGTACCGGCCGTTCACGCCGGAGCGTGCGGCGGGGAAACCGGTGCGGGTGCGCGGCCGTGTGGTCGCCGGCTCACGACCGGTGCGCGGCGCCCGCGTGAGCGACGGCCGCACGGTGGTGAAGGTCGACGCCGACGGACGCTTCGACTTCGCGTCGTGGAGCACGCAGGGGTATGTCACGGTGTGCCCGCCCGCCGGATACGCGCTGCCCACGAGCGCGACCGGCACGTTGCAGCTGTACGCGCCGCTCCCGCCGGCCGGGGGCGAACTGTCGCACCAGTTTCAGCTCACCCCGCGCGCGGGCGGCGACGAGCGCCACAGCTTCCTCGTGCTCGCCGATCCGCAGACGGAGAACGACTTCGAGATGAAGCGTTTCCACGCAGAGACGGTCCCCGACGTGCTGGCGACGCGCGCGTCGCTGGGTGAGCGGGCGGCGTTTGGCGTGGGGTGCGGCGACCTGATGTTCGACCACCTCGAGCTCTTTCCCGAGTACGAACGCGCCGTGTCGCGCATGGGACTCCCCTTCGCGCAGGTGGTGGGCAACCACGACCTCAACTACGACTCGCGTACGACCGAAGGGGCGACCGCCACTTTCCAGCGTCACTTCGGGGCGCCGAACCTCTCGTTCGACGTGGGGCAGGTGCACTACCTGGTGCTGAACGACGTCTTCTGGCACGGCGCGGGCTACCTGGGCTACCTCACGGCGGAGCAGCTCGAGTGGGTGCGGCAGGACCTCGCGCACGTCGAGCGGGGGCGGACCGTGATCGTCTTCCTGCACATTCCGGTGGTGAGCTCGCAGTACGAGCGCGTGGGGGAGCGCGCCCCGGGGGTTGGCACGTCGCTCACGAACCGGCAGGCGCTGTACCGGCTGTTGGAGGGGTACCGCGCGCACATCATTGCCGGGCACACGCACGAGAGTGAACACCGCACCGAGGGGACGATCCACGAGCACGTGTCGGGCGCGGTGTGCGGCGCCTGGTGGAGTGGCGACATCTGCTTCGACGGGACGCCTAACGGCTACGGCGTGTACGACGTGGACGGCGAGCGCGTCACCTGGCGCTACAAGGCGACCGGGCAGGACGCCACTCACCAGATGCGGCTCTACGCGCCGGGCGCGGATGGCAGTGCACCTGGCGACCTTGTGGCCAATGTGTGGGACTGGGACCCGTCGTGGACGGTGCAGTGGTTCGAGGACGGCGCGCCGCGAGGGCTGATGTCACGCCGACGCGGGATGGATCCGCTCTCGACGAAGCTGCATGGGGGCGACGCGCTCCCCGCTCGGCGCACGTGGGTGGAGCCGATCGTGACCAATCACCTGTTCTATGCGGCCGCCACCCCGGGGGCGAAGGAGTGGCGCGTGGAAGCGCGCGACGGCGCCGGCCGGCGCTACTCCGAGACGCTGCGCGCGACCTGA
- a CDS encoding helix-turn-helix domain-containing protein has protein sequence MTFSPHRVAVLVLPSVVPFDLAVPSQIFGYPRDDLGLDRYVMTLCTAEPGEVQTSIGFSIVVPRGLAALRGAQTIVVPGIDDLERPIAPQVLRALQRAHARGVRLVSICTGAFVLAEAGLLDGRRATTHWIDVPEFAHRYPAVTCDPDVLYVDEGNILTSAGIASGIDLCLHIVRSDYGAAVANAVARRMVVAPHRSGGQAQFVRRALPDQATRPLDATRAWMQARLTEPLTLPQMASHATMSVRSFARHFLAETGTTPLQWLLRQRIAAAQLLLEETDLGMDRIASDCGFGSAVSLRVHFRREVRVSPLAYRRAFRAARTL, from the coding sequence ATGACCTTCTCCCCGCATCGCGTGGCGGTGCTCGTGCTGCCGTCGGTGGTTCCGTTCGACCTCGCGGTGCCGTCGCAGATCTTCGGCTATCCGCGCGACGATCTCGGCCTGGATCGTTACGTCATGACGCTCTGCACGGCGGAGCCGGGCGAGGTGCAGACCTCCATCGGCTTTTCGATCGTGGTGCCTCGCGGCCTGGCGGCGCTGCGTGGCGCCCAGACGATCGTCGTCCCCGGGATCGATGACCTGGAGCGCCCGATCGCGCCGCAGGTGCTGCGCGCCCTGCAGCGCGCGCACGCACGGGGGGTGCGCCTCGTCTCGATCTGCACAGGGGCGTTTGTGTTGGCCGAGGCGGGATTGCTGGATGGACGACGGGCCACCACTCACTGGATCGACGTACCGGAGTTTGCCCACCGCTATCCCGCCGTGACGTGCGACCCCGATGTGCTGTACGTGGACGAGGGAAACATCCTGACCTCGGCGGGGATCGCCTCGGGGATCGACCTGTGCCTGCACATCGTGCGCTCGGACTACGGGGCGGCGGTCGCCAATGCGGTGGCGAGACGCATGGTGGTGGCCCCGCACCGCAGTGGCGGGCAGGCGCAGTTCGTCCGGCGTGCGCTCCCCGACCAGGCGACCCGCCCGCTGGACGCGACACGCGCGTGGATGCAGGCGCGCCTGACGGAGCCGCTGACGTTGCCGCAGATGGCCTCGCACGCCACGATGAGCGTGCGTAGCTTCGCACGGCACTTCCTGGCCGAGACCGGGACGACGCCGCTGCAATGGCTCCTGCGCCAGCGCATCGCGGCGGCGCAGCTGCTGCTCGAGGAGACTGACCTCGGCATGGACCGAATTGCCAGCGACTGTGGCTTCGGATCTGCGGTGAGCCTGCGCGTGCACTTTCGGCGGGAGGTGCGCGTCAGTCCGCTCGCGTATCGGCGCGCGTTTCGCGCGGCGCGGACGTTGTGA
- a CDS encoding sulfurtransferase, protein MMPRRRHHAFALLIALATAAASAQGQGQGQGSSRAATSPLSLDSMVVSTEWLAARLSDPRVVVVEVTVNDSARAVAIPGSRLVSYRRMAVIRDSINNELPTVDSLRALAEALGISDDTRVVVYADEAPMATRLLMSLDYIGHTRFSYLDGGLVKWQAERRPVVSVEPTITRGSITPRPRPETVVAADWITPRLGKPGLALIDTRTDGEYNGTGNRSGMPSAGHLAGARQLEWETLFSGHDGLQLKPLPELRRLFDERTKGGDTVVTYCWVGYRASATYFVARLLGYDARLYDGSYQDWQRRKLPTKAGTTP, encoded by the coding sequence ATGATGCCTCGCCGCCGCCACCACGCCTTCGCCCTTCTCATCGCCCTCGCGACCGCTGCCGCCTCCGCGCAGGGGCAGGGGCAGGGGCAGGGTTCATCCCGCGCCGCGACGTCGCCACTGTCGCTCGACTCGATGGTCGTCTCGACCGAGTGGCTCGCCGCGCGCCTCAGCGATCCTCGCGTCGTGGTCGTCGAGGTGACGGTGAACGACAGCGCGCGGGCCGTCGCCATTCCGGGGTCGCGCTTGGTATCGTATCGCCGCATGGCGGTGATTCGCGACAGCATCAACAACGAATTGCCGACGGTTGACTCGCTGCGGGCGCTGGCCGAAGCGCTCGGCATCTCCGACGACACGCGCGTCGTGGTGTATGCCGACGAGGCCCCGATGGCCACGCGACTCCTCATGTCACTCGACTACATCGGGCACACACGCTTCTCGTATCTCGACGGCGGGTTGGTGAAGTGGCAGGCGGAGCGTCGCCCGGTCGTGTCGGTCGAACCCACGATCACCCGCGGGTCCATCACCCCTCGCCCACGCCCTGAAACGGTGGTGGCCGCCGACTGGATCACCCCGCGACTCGGCAAGCCCGGGTTGGCGCTCATCGATACGCGGACCGACGGCGAGTACAACGGGACCGGGAACCGGAGCGGCATGCCGAGCGCGGGGCACCTGGCGGGGGCGCGACAGCTCGAGTGGGAAACGCTCTTCAGCGGGCACGACGGGTTGCAGCTGAAGCCACTGCCCGAACTGCGCCGCCTCTTCGACGAGCGGACGAAGGGCGGCGATACCGTCGTGACCTACTGCTGGGTCGGGTACCGCGCGAGCGCGACGTACTTCGTGGCGCGGCTGCTCGGCTACGATGCGCGGCTGTACGATGGCTCCTACCAGGACTGGCAGCGGCGCAAGCTCCCCACCAAGGCCGGCACGACGCCCTAA